The genomic segment TGCGGCCGATGGTTGCGCTCGATCTGTGGAGCAATTCCATCGAGCCCGACTGATCGGTCCGGTAAACCGGGCGCGAGCGTGGCGGCTTCGTCGAACTGGGCGATCTGCTCTAGGGAAGTCGGCTAGTCGAATCGTCGACGGAACTGGGCTGGCTGGAACAGAGCGCGGTCTTCGCCGGCGCCGGTATGGATGCCGCGACGAACGTCATCGCCGCACGCCTGATCGGTCACCGCATCATTCAGGCCGGCGCGGCGGCGATGATCGGGCGCCGTGGCGGGTCCCTGAGCATGCAGCCGATCGTGACCACCGGCTTTTGCAGCGTCATCATCCCCACCCAGCACGCCGGCCATAGCGCGGTCGGGGATGTAGTCTTCCACCGGCTCGAAGCGGTGCGCCGACGCTATGCCGCACCGATGTTGCGTACGGCCGTGGTCGGTGCGTCCGGCGATGAAGTCCGCCGGTGCCATGACATCTGCCTGTCGGCGTTGGCAGCAGTCATGGATGTTGCGTGCGGCGGCGCTACCTTTGCCCGCGCCGTACGGGTCGGGCATGCGGCGGGCGCGTAGATCGCCGAGCGCGCGTTCTTTTCGGGCGCGTTCGGTGATCCGGTAGGTGTCCAGCTTTCGGCCTCACGGGTAGCCCCAGGTTCATCGCGGCCGATTGTCAGTCCATGGTCGCCGACGACATGGGCTTTCACCTGCCGGTCTGTCTGCGCACCTCCGGCAAGTTTGCTGTCGGTTTCAGTGAAACGGTGCCGGTGATGTCGGCCGACGCCCGGCGCAACACCGCCAACGATCTAACGCGTGCGGCCTACTGATCGCGAGCCTGCGGTGCGGGCCGGAATAGGCGTGCGGGTTGACACGCCGGCTGCCTATGTCAGTTTAAAAGGGGTGACATTTTTCACAAAGCTACTCAACAGGGGGGAACCATGCGCCTGATGAAAACCTTCTCTACGTTCTGTGCCGTGACGCTCACGGCACTGGCGGTCGCAGGCTGCGGCCAGTCCTCGGACAGTTCGGATGCGTCCGAGAGCGCCCAGAACAGCGATCAAAGCCAGCCGAAGCAGACCTGGAAATTCGGTCTCGAGGAAATCGAAGGCAGCGTTCAGTATCAGTACGCCGCCGATTTCAAGAAGATGATCGAAAAGCAGAGCGACGGCAACATCTCCGTCGAACTGCTGCCCTACGGCAAGTGGGGCTCGAGCTATTCGGCGCTGTACGACGCGATCCAGAACGGCGCGATCCAGATCGGGTTCGGGTCCGGCGCGCTGGGCGGTACCGTGCCGGAAAGCCAGTTGCTCAGCCTGAATTTCGTGATGCCGTCCGATCAGTGGCAGACCGCGCAGGCGCTCAACTCCGATACGTTCCTGCAGAGTGACGCCTGGCAGAAGGCGTTCGCCGATCGCGGCCTGGTACCGCTGGCCGAGCTCACCGAGGGCTATCAGGTGTGGACGGCCAACAAGCCGATCGAAACCCCGGCCGATATGAAGAATCTTCATATCCGAGTCATGGACAACAGCCTGCTGCGCTCGACCTACAAGGCCTATGGCGCTTCGCCGATCACCATCGCCTACGGCGAGCTCTACAGCGCGCTGCAGCAGGGCCAGGCCGAGGGCAATATCCAGCCGGTGTTCGCGCACGAGGAAATGGGCTTCTATGAAGTCCAGTCGAACATGATCTTCGCCAAGCAGTCGCAGTTCGTGGCCACGCTGATGGGCAATAAGGACTGGTTCGACGGGCTGACCGATGACCAGAAGAAGATGGTCAAGGACGTCACCACCAAGCTGGTCAAGACGGGCTACGACATCCAGGAGAAGTTCAACTCCGAGCGCCTGGACACCATCAAGTCCAAGAGCGATATCAATATCGTCGAGCTTAACGACGACCAGCGGGCGCAGTTCCGCGAGATGGCCAAGCCCGTGCGGCAGACGTTCATCGACGACGTTGGCGAGGGCGCCAAGAATTCGCTCGATGCCCTGCTCAAGGCCGTGGACGAATCCGGCGGCGGCGACGACAAGAAGAAGGCGCAATAGCGCGTCTTCGACGGCCTGACGAAGCGCCCGCGCTTCGCGACCGCCCGGCGTTCGGTATGTGGTGTGCATACCGTCGCCGGGTTTTTTTTGGGCGGGCGCCTCGTATGCCGCGGTCGGGATGCCGCCATCCCTTGCATCGATCCGTTCGCTGTCGGGCTGAAAACGGTCTCTACCGGAAAGACGGGTCGCGCTGTGGCGCCCCCGATCGGCGCGTCGATACGGAGTCGGGTGCCTTGCAGCGGGCAGGACACCTGCGGGTACGCGTCGGTCCAACGTGCGCCGATGGGTGATCCCCATCCAGTCGCCGTGTTGCACACGTGGCTGGCGTTTCAAGCCAGGCTGTTCACGGCAACGGACACCCTAGAGGTCGTTGCTAGTGGGTGAGGCGGCGCCCTGGCCGACGGACCGTTTCGCAGGATGGGGCGCGGCAGGCCCCGTCCCTGGCCGCGAGTCAGGCCGTCGGACTAAATGAGCCGGCTCACCGGCGCCGTTGCGCATGCCGGGGCCAGAAACGACCTGTCCGAGCGCCCACTAACCGGTTGGCGAGGCCCAACACGCGCGCCTATCGCGCCTGGGCCACAACGCGCGCACAGCAATCAACCAGCGCATGACCAAGCTGTGCTCGATCGGTTCGCAAAGCGACCCATGCGAAACCGCAACCGAGACCGTCGATACGCGATGGACGCGCACCGACGGGTGGCGATCTACTGGGCGCCGAGTGAGGGCAGGAACAGCGAGATCTGCGGAAACAGAATCAGGATGAAGGTGGCCAGCAGCAGTATGCCGATGAACGGCGGAGTGCCGCGGATGACATCCATATAGGGCCGCCGGAACACGGCAATGGCGGTGAATATATCGCAGCCGAACGGCGGGGTGGCCGAACCGA from the Salinisphaera sp. T31B1 genome contains:
- a CDS encoding M24 family metallopeptidase, with amino-acid sequence MEQSAVFAGAGMDAATNVIAARLIGHRIIQAGAAAMIGRRGGSLSMQPIVTTGFCSVIIPTQHAGHSAVGDVVFHRLEAVRRRYAAPMLRTAVVGASGDEVRRCHDICLSALAAVMDVACGGATFARAVRVGHAAGA
- the dctP gene encoding TRAP transporter substrate-binding protein DctP; amino-acid sequence: MRLMKTFSTFCAVTLTALAVAGCGQSSDSSDASESAQNSDQSQPKQTWKFGLEEIEGSVQYQYAADFKKMIEKQSDGNISVELLPYGKWGSSYSALYDAIQNGAIQIGFGSGALGGTVPESQLLSLNFVMPSDQWQTAQALNSDTFLQSDAWQKAFADRGLVPLAELTEGYQVWTANKPIETPADMKNLHIRVMDNSLLRSTYKAYGASPITIAYGELYSALQQGQAEGNIQPVFAHEEMGFYEVQSNMIFAKQSQFVATLMGNKDWFDGLTDDQKKMVKDVTTKLVKTGYDIQEKFNSERLDTIKSKSDINIVELNDDQRAQFREMAKPVRQTFIDDVGEGAKNSLDALLKAVDESGGGDDKKKAQ